From one Bradyrhizobium sp. Ash2021 genomic stretch:
- a CDS encoding IS256 family transposase, translating to MMKAITPLTALPPTGMGAVDKAWDAVSVSFDRFCLTAGIEALGTMMEQDAEQACGARHARSDGRRGYRWGRTQGKIGFHAGKVAVERPRVRDVEGHELALPSWERAVAEDWLGKWAMNLMLINVSTRKFRRAVRLPEGDVPAPAGAGVSKSAASRHFVALSAARMKEWMGADLSGLDIMVVQIDGIHISEHLVLVAALGIDSEGFKHPLGLMEGATEHSAVVQALIDDLIERGLDPAVPRLFIIDGSKALAKAIRHSFGSHTPIQRCQIHKARNIMERLSPALHASVRRALRQAWELNDAAKAEKLIRNLAQRLERDAPGVSKSLLEGLDEILTVSRLGLPAELRRSLACTNIIENMMGTVRRVTRNVKRWSSSSMALRWTAAAMNEAKKGFRRLKAYKQLPALRVALAAHYEKETNNRALVQTAKAA from the coding sequence ATGATGAAAGCTATCACACCATTAACCGCTTTGCCTCCGACAGGAATGGGGGCTGTGGACAAAGCTTGGGACGCGGTTTCGGTCAGCTTTGATCGATTCTGTCTGACGGCCGGGATCGAGGCGCTCGGAACCATGATGGAACAGGACGCCGAGCAGGCTTGCGGGGCTCGCCATGCCCGCAGCGATGGCCGGCGCGGTTATCGCTGGGGCCGAACCCAGGGCAAGATCGGCTTCCACGCCGGTAAGGTGGCGGTTGAGCGGCCCCGCGTGCGCGACGTCGAGGGCCATGAACTGGCACTGCCGAGTTGGGAGCGTGCGGTCGCGGAGGACTGGCTTGGCAAGTGGGCGATGAACCTGATGCTGATCAACGTATCGACGCGGAAATTCCGCCGAGCGGTGCGGCTTCCCGAGGGCGATGTTCCCGCGCCAGCGGGGGCCGGAGTATCGAAGTCGGCAGCTTCGCGGCACTTCGTGGCGTTGTCGGCTGCGCGCATGAAGGAATGGATGGGTGCGGATCTGTCCGGCCTCGACATCATGGTGGTGCAGATCGACGGCATCCACATCAGTGAGCATCTCGTGCTGGTGGCTGCGCTCGGGATCGATAGCGAGGGCTTCAAGCACCCGCTTGGACTGATGGAGGGGGCAACTGAGCACAGTGCTGTGGTGCAGGCATTGATCGACGACCTGATCGAGCGGGGCCTCGATCCAGCGGTGCCGCGCTTGTTTATCATCGACGGCTCGAAGGCGCTCGCCAAGGCGATCCGGCATAGCTTCGGGAGCCACACGCCAATCCAGCGCTGCCAGATCCACAAGGCCCGGAACATCATGGAGCGTCTATCTCCCGCTCTGCATGCATCGGTCCGGCGTGCGTTGCGCCAAGCTTGGGAACTCAACGATGCGGCGAAGGCGGAGAAGCTGATCCGCAATCTCGCCCAGCGCCTCGAGCGCGACGCGCCTGGCGTCTCAAAAAGCCTCCTCGAGGGATTGGATGAAATCCTCACAGTGAGCAGGCTCGGTCTTCCGGCGGAATTGCGGCGCTCGCTGGCCTGCACCAACATCATCGAAAATATGATGGGGACCGTGCGTCGCGTCACCCGCAATGTGAAGCGCTGGAGTTCGTCCTCGATGGCTTTGCGCTGGACCGCTGCGGCCATGAACGAAGCAAAGAAAGGCTTTCGTAGGCTCAAAGCCTACAAGCAACTTCCTGCCCTGCGGGTCGCGCTGGCCGCTCACTACGAAAAGGAGACCAACAATCGCGCTCTTGTCCAAACTGCGAAGGCCGCTTAA
- a CDS encoding transposase, translating into MRHESLVNEDWKNVVARLGGVETLKVTARETKAFLRPREITNAVDLLRVILAYCLGERGLRSTAAWATSVGLVDISSVALLYRLRQCGDWLALLVGQMLAAAAPQASRGRIIRIVDATTVPKNGADARKKNELWRIHSAFDLPQERFGHFELTDQQAGETLDRIPVVAGEIRLGDRAYLQPDRMASVIEAGGDFVIRAGWKSACWLDGKGNVLDLVAELRKAAARGLIDRPIWIKRKSGEPLALRLVAVKKPAHAAAEARRKARRAAQRGGHQISKQTLDAADWVILVTSLKPTEFATADVLALYRLRWRIELGFKRLKSLIGLKGPPGIDERSARPHVLAHLLTILLLEPLIDELEDSPRLVEAA; encoded by the coding sequence ATGAGACACGAATCGCTTGTAAACGAAGACTGGAAGAATGTTGTCGCCCGGCTTGGCGGGGTGGAAACGCTCAAGGTGACGGCGCGCGAGACGAAAGCGTTTTTGCGTCCGCGAGAGATCACCAACGCGGTGGATTTGCTGCGCGTGATCCTGGCCTATTGTCTGGGCGAGCGGGGGTTGCGGTCGACTGCGGCCTGGGCGACATCGGTGGGCCTTGTCGATATTTCGAGCGTGGCGCTGCTGTATCGCTTGCGTCAGTGCGGAGACTGGCTCGCGTTGCTGGTGGGTCAGATGCTTGCGGCCGCCGCCCCGCAAGCGAGCCGCGGTCGGATCATCCGCATCGTTGATGCCACTACAGTGCCGAAGAACGGAGCTGACGCCAGAAAGAAGAACGAGTTGTGGCGGATTCACAGCGCCTTCGATCTTCCGCAGGAGCGCTTTGGCCACTTCGAACTGACCGATCAGCAGGCGGGCGAGACGCTCGACCGGATACCGGTGGTGGCGGGCGAGATTCGCCTTGGCGACCGTGCCTATTTGCAACCGGATCGCATGGCGAGCGTGATCGAAGCCGGCGGAGATTTCGTGATCCGGGCTGGTTGGAAGAGCGCGTGCTGGCTCGATGGTAAAGGCAATGTGCTCGATCTCGTCGCCGAGTTGCGCAAGGCGGCGGCCCGTGGGCTGATCGATCGGCCGATTTGGATAAAACGCAAAAGCGGCGAGCCTCTCGCCTTGCGTCTGGTCGCGGTCAAGAAGCCGGCGCATGCTGCTGCCGAGGCGCGACGCAAGGCGCGTCGGGCCGCCCAGCGCGGAGGCCATCAGATATCCAAGCAAACGCTCGACGCGGCAGATTGGGTGATCCTGGTGACCTCACTGAAGCCGACAGAGTTCGCGACCGCGGATGTTCTCGCACTCTATCGCCTGCGATGGCGGATTGAACTCGGCTTCAAACGGCTAAAGAGCCTGATCGGTCTCAAGGGACCACCAGGAATCGACGAACGCTCCGCCAGACCTCATGTGCTGGCTCATCTATTGACTATTCTACTGCTCGAGCCGCTCATCGACGAACTTGAGGACTCTCCCCGCTTGGTCGAAGCCGCCTGA
- a CDS encoding GMC family oxidoreductase N-terminal domain-containing protein has translation MTDTFDFVVVGGGSGGCAVAGRLSEDAGTSVAVLDAGGKNDNWVVTTPFALALMVPSKLNNWAFDTVPQKGLNGRIGYQPRGKGLGGSSAINAMVYIRGHRSDYDQWASLGNPGWSFSDVLPYFKRAEDNADFGGEYHGKGGPLAVNKLRSDNPVQQTFLQAAEEAQFRLREDFNADEHEGLGVYQVTQRNGERWSAARAYIHPHMGLRANLRVETQAQATRILFEGKRAVGVEYRQGKALKQIRARREVILSSGAFQTPQLLMLSGVGDSTALGKHGIASAHHLPGVGQNLQDHVDFVFGYMSDDPNFNGISFKGLPRLLRAIGQYRRERRGPMTSNFAECGGFLKTRPDLDIPDIQLHFGMALADDHGRKRHMGTGFTCHVCLLRPKSRGNVALGSADPLAAPVIDPNFFGDSSDLETMVAGYKTTRRLLETPALRALQKKDMFTEGVRTDDDIRAVLRARADTVYHPVGTCKMGVNDPLAVVDPKLKVHGLEGLRVVDASVMPTLIGGNTNAPTIMIGEKAADMIKAELRAN, from the coding sequence GTGACGGATACATTTGATTTCGTGGTCGTGGGCGGCGGCTCCGGCGGCTGCGCGGTGGCGGGACGGCTTTCCGAGGACGCCGGGACGTCGGTGGCGGTGCTGGATGCCGGCGGCAAGAACGACAATTGGGTGGTCACGACGCCCTTCGCGCTGGCCTTGATGGTCCCGAGCAAACTCAACAACTGGGCGTTCGACACCGTGCCGCAGAAAGGCCTCAACGGGCGCATCGGCTATCAGCCGCGCGGCAAGGGTCTCGGCGGCTCGTCCGCGATCAATGCGATGGTCTATATCCGCGGCCACCGCTCCGATTACGATCAATGGGCCTCGCTCGGCAATCCCGGCTGGTCGTTTTCCGACGTGCTGCCCTACTTCAAGCGCGCGGAAGACAATGCCGATTTCGGCGGCGAGTATCACGGCAAGGGCGGCCCGCTGGCCGTCAATAAATTGCGCTCCGACAATCCGGTCCAGCAGACTTTTCTGCAGGCCGCAGAGGAGGCGCAGTTTCGCCTTCGGGAAGATTTCAACGCCGATGAGCACGAAGGGCTCGGCGTCTACCAGGTGACCCAGAGGAACGGCGAGCGCTGGAGTGCGGCGCGCGCCTACATTCATCCGCATATGGGATTGCGCGCCAATCTGCGCGTCGAAACCCAGGCGCAGGCGACCCGGATCCTGTTCGAGGGCAAACGCGCCGTCGGCGTCGAATACCGGCAGGGCAAGGCGTTGAAGCAGATCCGCGCGCGGCGCGAGGTGATCCTTTCCTCCGGCGCGTTCCAGACGCCGCAATTGTTGATGCTGTCGGGTGTCGGCGACAGCACCGCACTCGGCAAGCACGGCATCGCAAGCGCGCATCATCTGCCCGGCGTCGGACAGAATTTGCAGGATCACGTGGACTTCGTGTTCGGCTACATGTCGGACGATCCGAATTTCAACGGCATCTCGTTCAAGGGCCTGCCGCGGCTGTTGCGGGCGATCGGCCAGTACCGGCGCGAACGCCGCGGACCGATGACCTCGAACTTCGCCGAATGCGGCGGCTTCCTGAAGACCCGACCCGACCTCGACATCCCCGACATCCAGTTGCATTTCGGCATGGCGCTGGCCGACGATCACGGCCGCAAGCGCCACATGGGCACCGGTTTCACCTGCCACGTCTGCCTGTTGCGGCCGAAGAGCCGCGGCAACGTCGCGCTCGGCAGCGCCGATCCGCTGGCGGCTCCGGTGATCGATCCGAATTTCTTCGGCGATTCGTCCGATCTGGAAACGATGGTCGCGGGCTACAAGACGACGCGGCGACTCCTGGAAACGCCGGCGCTGCGGGCCCTGCAGAAAAAGGACATGTTCACCGAAGGCGTGCGCACCGACGACGACATCCGCGCCGTGCTGCGCGCCCGCGCCGACACCGTCTATCACCCGGTCGGCACCTGCAAGATGGGCGTCAACGACCCCCTCGCCGTGGTCGATCCGAAACTGAAAGTCCACGGCCTCGAAGGCCTGCGCGTGGTCGACGCCTCCGTGATGCCGACCCTGATCGGCGGCAACACCAACGCACCGACCATCATGATCGGCGAGAAGGCCGCGGACATGATCAAGGCGGAGCTGCGGGCGAATTGA
- a CDS encoding aldehyde dehydrogenase family protein — protein MDQPLKSPGRHALEEAFHRQFELSRSEPAPALALRLDRLKRLRAVISENEARFEAAISADFGHRSPIETAIAEAMLVLGEIKHAAKHLKKWMAPQRIATTLQFAPAKNRLIPQPLGVVGIIAPWNYPLQLTLAPAVAALAAGNRVMIKPSELVPRFSALLQEVIAQKFDAIEMIVTGIDDEIAKAFAALPFDHLVFTGSTRVGRLVAEAAGRNLTPVTLELGGKSPAIVDRSADLNEAAERIAYGKLLNAGQTCIAPDYALVPEASMLDFVVRLEGHMLRMFGTDPHNKDYTSIVSDRHYARLEALVADAAAKGASILQAAKPGDPAWKSKRKFPPTIIVGATSGMTMMQEEIFGPLLPVLGYKNADEPIAFINGRDRPLALYWFGKDDAARDEVLARTVSGGVTVNDCLFHFAQINQPMGGVGASGSGAYHGEWGFRTLTKLKPVFYRSPFNRLADLYPPYGAKIARLQKLLRFLS, from the coding sequence ATGGACCAGCCACTGAAAAGCCCGGGGCGGCACGCCCTGGAGGAGGCCTTTCATCGTCAGTTCGAGCTGTCGCGCAGCGAGCCCGCACCGGCGCTTGCGCTCAGGCTCGACCGGCTGAAGCGGCTGCGGGCGGTGATCTCGGAGAATGAGGCGCGGTTCGAAGCGGCGATCTCGGCGGATTTCGGCCATCGCAGCCCGATCGAGACCGCGATCGCCGAGGCCATGCTGGTGCTCGGCGAAATCAAGCACGCCGCCAAACACCTCAAAAAATGGATGGCGCCGCAGCGCATCGCCACCACGCTGCAATTTGCGCCCGCCAAGAACCGCCTGATCCCGCAGCCGCTCGGCGTGGTCGGCATCATCGCGCCCTGGAATTATCCGCTGCAGCTGACACTGGCGCCGGCGGTGGCCGCCCTTGCCGCCGGCAACCGCGTGATGATCAAGCCGAGCGAGCTGGTGCCGCGATTCTCCGCGCTGCTCCAGGAGGTGATCGCGCAAAAGTTCGACGCCATTGAAATGATCGTGACCGGGATCGACGACGAGATCGCAAAAGCCTTTGCCGCGTTGCCGTTCGACCATCTTGTCTTCACGGGCTCGACCCGCGTCGGCCGTCTGGTGGCGGAAGCCGCGGGACGCAATCTGACGCCGGTCACGCTCGAGCTCGGCGGCAAATCGCCCGCGATCGTCGACCGCTCCGCCGATCTCAACGAGGCAGCCGAGCGCATCGCCTACGGAAAGCTGCTCAACGCCGGCCAGACCTGCATCGCGCCTGATTACGCGCTGGTGCCGGAAGCATCCATGCTGGATTTCGTCGTCCGGCTCGAGGGCCACATGCTGCGGATGTTCGGCACCGATCCCCACAACAAGGATTACACCTCGATCGTCTCGGACCGGCACTATGCGCGGCTCGAGGCCCTGGTGGCGGACGCCGCGGCCAAGGGCGCCAGCATCCTGCAGGCGGCAAAACCCGGCGATCCCGCCTGGAAATCGAAGCGTAAGTTTCCACCGACGATCATTGTCGGCGCGACATCCGGGATGACCATGATGCAGGAGGAGATTTTCGGGCCGCTGCTGCCCGTGCTCGGCTACAAAAATGCGGACGAGCCGATCGCCTTTATCAACGGACGCGATCGCCCGCTGGCGCTGTACTGGTTCGGCAAGGACGATGCCGCGCGCGACGAAGTGCTGGCGCGCACCGTCTCCGGCGGCGTCACCGTCAACGATTGCCTGTTTCACTTTGCGCAGATCAATCAGCCGATGGGCGGGGTCGGTGCGTCCGGCTCCGGCGCCTATCACGGCGAATGGGGTTTTCGGACGTTGACCAAGCTGAAGCCGGTATTCTATCGCTCGCCCTTCAACCGGCTCGCCGATCTCTATCCGCCCTATGGCGCGAAGATCGCGCGGCTGCAAAAATTGCTGAGGTTCTTGTCGTAG